In a genomic window of Brassica rapa cultivar Chiifu-401-42 chromosome A10, CAAS_Brap_v3.01, whole genome shotgun sequence:
- the LOC103844259 gene encoding BTB/POZ domain-containing protein At1g04390 isoform X1, with amino-acid sequence MASSKGGNTTAHMNTLHQRLYHALNLGFRRVSDEKEKKWECTDIEIQRHVVRSISAFLDCFSRATANHRLIKDSISDIARALVFILGYRNRAVVGLAANVLIKLLRIVPPSLLQSYSLDLVESLSSSVQQMEASLPCAVALNAVLVNVRETKEKEVWKVLEEGKAVVSVVANLQSFSEGNVSVEWFQEMASLLSSVMLKWPQSRFSVWNDPDLMGLLESVSQKPDMDLRFAALKLYSSLALCGHGANELLDNGKAMLDMMISCMDKSSPPNARIEGFKLAQRLATGNRECLKMINICSEPLVKVIVWTIRSGKLENDRIEACKLALITRWEGKHHIYFWKYRISEALLSLVVENFCSESSLDGYASLEEEISVAEKILGTNFLPSLRSYVWDIIGFLAAHCEEESDSTSRGDELCLNFLVTCACLTFSRSVHKGYQICQTDTISASQSESASRAVLMMIYSPSKYISSRARDTLSFIIGEDGEQNLYSLVNFLSYIPSSGGYVLPNILQTTVCLVGLACYSSIPQYASFTLRNQGLEILLSFCSWYQRNRENIGPSSFAPYPQSSAEKRICCWECTEDWDNKDAILLYALLALAELVNHSFSEQNHAEEVLNKRESVKDRLCTTLQEIRDGTYGSGPRWYAAYILSYLGYYGFQDKLGKRLMGAYEDEECSDMRLLFANGNSASVNKVVLAVRCPTLLPPKEGVPTEKSQRTVQEIRMSANVDTLALVKLLEYAYSGYVEVESTTLKKLKTLARHCKTKILLQMLCRGRPKWGSSIPRIDLPLALTPKLIHFSDVILLPKETNMTSFNCRLCSSTSPHAHSHRVILSSGCEYLRALFRSGMQESHLDRLNVPVSWLGLTKLVSWFYCDELLKPPSGCRWSNMDTDTKLQELQAYVEIYSLTEWWIMEDLQNDCAKVILSCLESARELSIKTIELAASFSMWKLVEAAAEHAAPIYHQLRDSGELDELDDELVNLIRTAAVQFSQQGG; translated from the exons ATGGCGTCTTCGAAGGGAGGAAACACCACCGCACATATGAATACTCTTCACCAGCGTCTTTACCACGCTCTCAATCTCGGCTTCAG GAGGGTAAGCgatgagaaggagaagaagtggGAGTGTACTGATATCGAGATACAGAGGCACGTCGTCAGATCAATTTCAGCTTTTCTTGATTGCTTCTCTCGTGCAACAGCTAACCATCGTCTCATCAAG GATTCGATATCTGACATAGCCAGGGCCTTGGTGTTTATTCTAGGGTATAGAAACAGAGCTGTGGTGGGTTTAGCAGCCAATGTGCTCATTAAGCTGCTCCGTATCGTTCCTCCTTCCCTCCTGCAATCCTATTCTTTGGATCTTGTGGAGTCTTTGTCATCAAGTGTTCAGCAAATGGAAGCTTCCCTTCCTTGTGCTGTTGCTTTGAACGCAGTTCTTGTTAACGTGAGAGAGACTAAGGAGAAAGAAGTGTGGAAGGTTTTAGAAGAGGGGAAGGCTGTGGTTTCTGTGGTTGCTAATCTGCAGAGCTTTTCTGAAGGGAATGTGTCGGTGGAATGGTTTCAGGAGATGGCTTCGCTCTTAAGTAGTGTAATGTTGAAATGGCCTCAGTCAAGGTTTTCCGTTTGGAATGATCCTGACTTGATGGGTTTATTGGAGAGTGTTAGTCAGAAGCCTGATATGGATTTGAGATTTGCAGCTTTGAAGCTGTATTCTTCTCTag CGCTTTGTGGCCATGGTGCCAATGAGCTTCTAGATAATGGGAAGGCTATGTTAGATATGATGATTAGCTGCATGGACAAATCAAGCCCTCCAAATGCTCGAATTGAAGGGTTTAAGCTAGCACAAAGGCTTGCG ACAGGTAACAGAGAATGCTTGAAGATGATTAATATATGTTCTGAGCCCCTAGTAAAGGTTATAGTTTGGACAATAAGGTCGGGAAAGCTTGAAAATGATCGGATAGAGGCTTGTAAACTGGCTTTAATCACTCGTTGGGAAGGGAAACATCATATTTATTTCTGGAAGTATCGGATCTCAGAAGCGCTTCTTAGTCTTGTGGTGGAGAATTTTTGTAGTGAGTCCTCCTTGGATGGTTATGCGTCTCTGGAAGAAGAAATTTCTGTTGCTGAGAAGATACTCGGTACGAATTTTCTACCTAGTCTGAGGTCATATGTTTGGGATATAATTGGATTCTTGGCGGCTCACTGTGAGGAAGAGTCCGATTCCACTTCGCGTGGAGATGAACTCTGCCTCAACTTTCTTGTCACATGTGCATG ctTGACCTTTTCAAGGTCAGTTCACAAAGGGTACCAGATATGTCAAACCGATACTATCAGTGCCTCCCAAAGTGAGTCAGCATCAAGAGCTGTGCTAATGATGATATATTCACCCTCCAAATACATATCATCAAGGGCCAGAGATACCCTCTCGTTTATCATAGGAGAAGATGGTGAGCAGAACTTGTATTCCCTTGTGAATTTCCTAAGTTATATTCCGTCTTCTGGAGGCTATGTGCTGCCAAATATACTGCAAACTACCGTCTGTTTGGTTGGCTTGGCATGCTATTCATCAATCCCTCAGTATGCGAGTTTCACTTTAAGAAACCAGGGTTTGGAGATACTGTTATCTTTCTGTAGTTGGTATCAGAGGAATCGTGAGAATATTGGACCTTCGAGTTTTGCTCCTTATCCCCAGAGCAGTGCTGAGAAGAGGATATGTTGCTGGGAATGTACGGAGGACTGGGACAACAAAGATGCTATTCTTCTCTATGCGCTCTTGGCTCTGGCCGAGTTAGTAAATCATTCTTTCTCTGAACAGAATCACGCCGAAGAAGTTTTGAACAAGAGAGAAAGTGTGAAAGATCGGTTATGCACCACGcttcaggagatccgagatggaacGTATGGCTCTGGTCCAAGGTGGTATGCTGCATACATCCTAAGCTATCTTGGCTACTATGGCTTCCAAGATAAGTTGGGGAAAAGACTCATGGGAGCTTATGAAGATGAGGAATGTAGTGATATGCGACTCCTTTTCGCTAATGGGAATAGTGCGAGTGTGAACAAAGTTGTTCTCGCTGTCAGGTGTCCAACGTTACTGCCCCCTAAGGAGGGAGTACCAACTGAGAAATCTCAGAGAACGGTTCAAGAAATTCGCATGTCTGCCAATGTGGATACTTTGGCGCTTGTTAAGTTATTGGAATATGCTTACTCTGGATATGTGGAAGTAGAGAGTACGACTCTGAAAAAGCTGAAAACATTGGCGAGACATTGTAAGACAAAGATTCTGCTTCAGATGCTATGCAGAGGAAGACCCAAGTGGGGGTCTTCAATACCCAGAATTGATCTACCCCTTGCCCTCACTCCTAAGCTCATCCATTTCTC GGATGTCATATTATTACCTAAAGAAACAAACATGACTAGCTTCAACTGCCGTTTGTGTTCCTCAACATCTCCTCATGCCCACTCTCACCGGGTTATACTATCGTCAGGCTGTGAATACCTACGTGCCTTGTTCCGGTCCGGAATGCAGGAGAG CCATTTGGATAGACTAAACGTCCCTGTGAGCTGGCTGGGGTTAACTAAGCTTGTAAGTTGGTTCTACTGTGATGAATTGCTGAAACCTCCATCGGGTTGCAGATGGAGCAACATGGACACCGATACAAAACTACAGGAGCTTCAAGCTTACGTGGAGATATACTCTCTTACCGAATGGTGGATAATGGAAGATCTCCAAAACGACTGTGCTAAAGTGATTCTCTCTTGCTTGGAATCCGCTAGAGAGTTATCGATCAAGACAATCGAGTTAGCTGCAAGTTTCTCGATGTGGAAACTGGTGGAAGCGGCTGCTGAGCATGCAGCTCCTATTTACCATCAGCTTCGTGACTCGGGTGAGCTCGATGAGCTAGATGATGAGCTGGTTAACTTGATCAGAACCGCTGCTGTTCAATTTTCTCAACAGGGTGGTTGA
- the LOC103844259 gene encoding BTB/POZ domain-containing protein At1g04390 isoform X2 → MEASLPCAVALNAVLVNVRETKEKEVWKVLEEGKAVVSVVANLQSFSEGNVSVEWFQEMASLLSSVMLKWPQSRFSVWNDPDLMGLLESVSQKPDMDLRFAALKLYSSLALCGHGANELLDNGKAMLDMMISCMDKSSPPNARIEGFKLAQRLATGNRECLKMINICSEPLVKVIVWTIRSGKLENDRIEACKLALITRWEGKHHIYFWKYRISEALLSLVVENFCSESSLDGYASLEEEISVAEKILGTNFLPSLRSYVWDIIGFLAAHCEEESDSTSRGDELCLNFLVTCACLTFSRSVHKGYQICQTDTISASQSESASRAVLMMIYSPSKYISSRARDTLSFIIGEDGEQNLYSLVNFLSYIPSSGGYVLPNILQTTVCLVGLACYSSIPQYASFTLRNQGLEILLSFCSWYQRNRENIGPSSFAPYPQSSAEKRICCWECTEDWDNKDAILLYALLALAELVNHSFSEQNHAEEVLNKRESVKDRLCTTLQEIRDGTYGSGPRWYAAYILSYLGYYGFQDKLGKRLMGAYEDEECSDMRLLFANGNSASVNKVVLAVRCPTLLPPKEGVPTEKSQRTVQEIRMSANVDTLALVKLLEYAYSGYVEVESTTLKKLKTLARHCKTKILLQMLCRGRPKWGSSIPRIDLPLALTPKLIHFSDVILLPKETNMTSFNCRLCSSTSPHAHSHRVILSSGCEYLRALFRSGMQESHLDRLNVPVSWLGLTKLVSWFYCDELLKPPSGCRWSNMDTDTKLQELQAYVEIYSLTEWWIMEDLQNDCAKVILSCLESARELSIKTIELAASFSMWKLVEAAAEHAAPIYHQLRDSGELDELDDELVNLIRTAAVQFSQQGG, encoded by the exons ATGGAAGCTTCCCTTCCTTGTGCTGTTGCTTTGAACGCAGTTCTTGTTAACGTGAGAGAGACTAAGGAGAAAGAAGTGTGGAAGGTTTTAGAAGAGGGGAAGGCTGTGGTTTCTGTGGTTGCTAATCTGCAGAGCTTTTCTGAAGGGAATGTGTCGGTGGAATGGTTTCAGGAGATGGCTTCGCTCTTAAGTAGTGTAATGTTGAAATGGCCTCAGTCAAGGTTTTCCGTTTGGAATGATCCTGACTTGATGGGTTTATTGGAGAGTGTTAGTCAGAAGCCTGATATGGATTTGAGATTTGCAGCTTTGAAGCTGTATTCTTCTCTag CGCTTTGTGGCCATGGTGCCAATGAGCTTCTAGATAATGGGAAGGCTATGTTAGATATGATGATTAGCTGCATGGACAAATCAAGCCCTCCAAATGCTCGAATTGAAGGGTTTAAGCTAGCACAAAGGCTTGCG ACAGGTAACAGAGAATGCTTGAAGATGATTAATATATGTTCTGAGCCCCTAGTAAAGGTTATAGTTTGGACAATAAGGTCGGGAAAGCTTGAAAATGATCGGATAGAGGCTTGTAAACTGGCTTTAATCACTCGTTGGGAAGGGAAACATCATATTTATTTCTGGAAGTATCGGATCTCAGAAGCGCTTCTTAGTCTTGTGGTGGAGAATTTTTGTAGTGAGTCCTCCTTGGATGGTTATGCGTCTCTGGAAGAAGAAATTTCTGTTGCTGAGAAGATACTCGGTACGAATTTTCTACCTAGTCTGAGGTCATATGTTTGGGATATAATTGGATTCTTGGCGGCTCACTGTGAGGAAGAGTCCGATTCCACTTCGCGTGGAGATGAACTCTGCCTCAACTTTCTTGTCACATGTGCATG ctTGACCTTTTCAAGGTCAGTTCACAAAGGGTACCAGATATGTCAAACCGATACTATCAGTGCCTCCCAAAGTGAGTCAGCATCAAGAGCTGTGCTAATGATGATATATTCACCCTCCAAATACATATCATCAAGGGCCAGAGATACCCTCTCGTTTATCATAGGAGAAGATGGTGAGCAGAACTTGTATTCCCTTGTGAATTTCCTAAGTTATATTCCGTCTTCTGGAGGCTATGTGCTGCCAAATATACTGCAAACTACCGTCTGTTTGGTTGGCTTGGCATGCTATTCATCAATCCCTCAGTATGCGAGTTTCACTTTAAGAAACCAGGGTTTGGAGATACTGTTATCTTTCTGTAGTTGGTATCAGAGGAATCGTGAGAATATTGGACCTTCGAGTTTTGCTCCTTATCCCCAGAGCAGTGCTGAGAAGAGGATATGTTGCTGGGAATGTACGGAGGACTGGGACAACAAAGATGCTATTCTTCTCTATGCGCTCTTGGCTCTGGCCGAGTTAGTAAATCATTCTTTCTCTGAACAGAATCACGCCGAAGAAGTTTTGAACAAGAGAGAAAGTGTGAAAGATCGGTTATGCACCACGcttcaggagatccgagatggaacGTATGGCTCTGGTCCAAGGTGGTATGCTGCATACATCCTAAGCTATCTTGGCTACTATGGCTTCCAAGATAAGTTGGGGAAAAGACTCATGGGAGCTTATGAAGATGAGGAATGTAGTGATATGCGACTCCTTTTCGCTAATGGGAATAGTGCGAGTGTGAACAAAGTTGTTCTCGCTGTCAGGTGTCCAACGTTACTGCCCCCTAAGGAGGGAGTACCAACTGAGAAATCTCAGAGAACGGTTCAAGAAATTCGCATGTCTGCCAATGTGGATACTTTGGCGCTTGTTAAGTTATTGGAATATGCTTACTCTGGATATGTGGAAGTAGAGAGTACGACTCTGAAAAAGCTGAAAACATTGGCGAGACATTGTAAGACAAAGATTCTGCTTCAGATGCTATGCAGAGGAAGACCCAAGTGGGGGTCTTCAATACCCAGAATTGATCTACCCCTTGCCCTCACTCCTAAGCTCATCCATTTCTC GGATGTCATATTATTACCTAAAGAAACAAACATGACTAGCTTCAACTGCCGTTTGTGTTCCTCAACATCTCCTCATGCCCACTCTCACCGGGTTATACTATCGTCAGGCTGTGAATACCTACGTGCCTTGTTCCGGTCCGGAATGCAGGAGAG CCATTTGGATAGACTAAACGTCCCTGTGAGCTGGCTGGGGTTAACTAAGCTTGTAAGTTGGTTCTACTGTGATGAATTGCTGAAACCTCCATCGGGTTGCAGATGGAGCAACATGGACACCGATACAAAACTACAGGAGCTTCAAGCTTACGTGGAGATATACTCTCTTACCGAATGGTGGATAATGGAAGATCTCCAAAACGACTGTGCTAAAGTGATTCTCTCTTGCTTGGAATCCGCTAGAGAGTTATCGATCAAGACAATCGAGTTAGCTGCAAGTTTCTCGATGTGGAAACTGGTGGAAGCGGCTGCTGAGCATGCAGCTCCTATTTACCATCAGCTTCGTGACTCGGGTGAGCTCGATGAGCTAGATGATGAGCTGGTTAACTTGATCAGAACCGCTGCTGTTCAATTTTCTCAACAGGGTGGTTGA